The Salvelinus sp. IW2-2015 linkage group LG34, ASM291031v2, whole genome shotgun sequence genome has a window encoding:
- the LOC139023627 gene encoding zinc finger protein 2-like — protein MAKLQSLSVFISERLLVAAVEIFDVVEKVVKEYREEISQSQQENDRLQRLLRITPEIKLCGIDSHQFLLAVSGEEVTCEQESPSLGQEDPEPTQIKEEQEEIRTSQDVGQLQGLKADIIEFIFTPPGVKSECDQVDQLKSLTLSQMLEYRESDSKPMNLKPFVSVTHLDNPCDPPDSQDNASSHSSAASSDPVGLYVSPPLDTNTPLKKPSTKPSTTSKKHKGTLNEHIKTHTGEKPFSCGHCGIIFNHKGTFHRHILTHTRETLFNCGDCGESFKEKGDLTKHIMIHTEEKPLSCGDCGKCFRHRGHLNRHIQTHTRETLFNCGDCGKHFNRIEHLNVHTLTHTGEKPFSCGDCGESFRHKYRLKKHILTHTGETLFHCSDCGKSFRHKVNLNSHMLVFHKERNQDESGKKQEN, from the coding sequence ATGGCTAAACTACAGTCTTTGAGTGTGTTTATTAGCGAGCGTTTATTGGTGGCTGCAGTGGAGATTTTTGACGTCGTAGAGAAAGTGGTAAAGGAGTATCGGGAAGAGATTTCCCAATCTCAACAGGAGAATGACCGGCTTCAGAGACTGCTGAGGATCACACCCGAGATAAAACTATGTGGAATAGACTCCCACCAGTTCTTGCTCGCTGTCTCTGGTGAGGAGGTTACCTGTGAGCAGGAGAGCCCCAGTCTGGGACAGGAGGACCCAGAGcccacacagattaaagaggaacaggaggaaatCAGGACCAGTCAGGATGTAGGGCAGCTTCAAGGGCTGAAGGCTGACATCATAGAGTTTATATTCACTCCTCCTGGTGTGAAAAGTGAATGCGATCAGGTGGATCAACTTAAGTCCTTGACTCTTTCCCAGATGTTGGAGTACAGAGAGAGTGACTCTAAACCAATGAATCTAAAACCTTTTGTCAGTGTAACCCACCTTGACAATCCCTGTGACCCTCCAGATAGTCAAGACAATGCATCCAGCCACAGCTCAGCCGCAAGCAGCGATCCAGTAGGACTTTACGTCAGCCCACCATTGGATACCAACACACCATTGAAGAAACCCAGCACTAAACCCAGCACCACATCTAAAAAACACAAGGGCACCCTAAATGAGCATATAAAGACTCATactggagagaaaccatttagctgtggacATTGCGGTATAATCTTCAATCACAAGGGGACTTTTCACAGGCATATTCTGACTCATACACGAGAGACATTATTtaactgtggtgactgtggggaAAGTTTCAAGGAGAAGGGAGACCTAACCAAACATATAATGATTCACACAGAAGAGAAACCTTTAAGCTGTGGCGATTGCGGAAAATGCTTCAGACACAGGGGACATCTGAACAGGCACATACAGACTCACACACGAGAAACATTATTTAACTGTGGTGACTGCGGGAAACACTTCAATCGCATAGAGCACTTGAACGTGCATACattgactcacacaggagagaaaccatttagctgtggtgactgtggagaAAGCTTCCGACACAAATATAGGCTTAAAAAGCAtatactgactcacacaggagagactTTATTTCATTGTTCTGACTGCGGGAAAAGCTTCAGACATAAAGTGAACCTGAATAGTCATATGCTGGTGTTCCACAAAGAAAGAAATCAGGATGAAAGTGGAAAGAAGCAAGAAAATTAA